The genomic window AATCAAGATTGGCGTGCTGGGTGAATCGTCACTTTCAGGCCAACTCGATCCTGCGATTCGCAAAGCGGTCGACGACGCAAGTGAGGTGTTTCGTAGTTGTGGGGCCGAGATGGTCGAAATCAATTTACCGCATAGCGAATACTGGGTGCCAACCTATTATGTGATTGCTCCTTGTGAGGCGAGCAGCAATTTGTCTCGCTATGAGGGAGCCCATTACGGTCACCGTACTGATTCGATCGATCGGACGAGTGAGCATGGGCCGCTGGTGTCCGCCTACTGTCGCAGTCGTGACGAGGGATTCGGTGCCGAAGTCAAACGACGGATTATGGTTGGTACCTACGGATTGAGCGAAGGTTATGCTGACAAGTTCTACAATCAAGCACTCAAAGTTCGCCGTTTGATTAAGAACGACTTTGACGCTGCCTATTCGCAGTGCGATCTCATGCTCGGTCCCGTCACCCCAACCTCCGCGTTTCTAATCGGTGAGAAGACCGACGATCCCATTCAGATGTATTTGTGCGATCTATTTACCGTCGGAGCCAACTTGGCTGGTCTGCCGGCAATCTCGTTGCCAGCCGGTTTGGATGACAACGGTTTACCCGTTGGGATTCAGTTGCAAGCCCCTGCACTCGAAGAATCGCGGCTTTTGTTCGCGGCCGGTGCATTCCAATCGACGACCCATCATCATCAGCAACGCCCACGCCCGATTGCATGATGGATCGTTCTTTTTCGAACCGTATCAACGATAACTTTCCATATACACAAGTGAATGCCAATTTCATCATGAGTCACGACGTCACAACCATCATTGGACTCGAAGTCCATGTACAACTTAAAACGAAGACCAAGTTGTTTTGCGGATGCAGTGCTGAATTTGGTGCTTCCCCGAACACGCAGGTTTGTCCCGTCTGCCTGGGCTTACCCGGTGCACTTCCGGTGATGAACGAGCAAGCGATCGAACTAGCCATTTGCGCTGGTTTAGCCATCAATTGCTCAATTCCTGAGCTGACGAAATGGGACCGCAAGCAATACTTTTACCCCGACCTGCCAAAAGGGTATCAAATCAGTCAATTCGACTTGCCGATTTGTGCCGACGGATATTTAGAAATTACCGATCCCGCCAACCCCGATGCAACGCGTCACATCGGAATCATTCGTGCCCATTTAGAAGAAGATGCGGGCAAAAGCATGCACGACGAGGTGGCAGGAAAAAGCGATACACGGATCGACTTGAACCGCTGTGGAACACCGCTACTCGAAATCGTTTCCCAGCCTGATTTGCGGTCCTCGGCCGAAGTCAAAGAATATTTGACTCAGCTAAAGCTGATCCTGACCCATCTAGGGATATCCGATTGTGAGATGCAAGAGGGCAGTCTTCGCGTCGACGCGAACGTGAACTTGCATATCAACGTCGATGGCAAGAAGGTTGCCACGCCGATCGTGGAAGTCAAGAACATGAATAGCTTCCGAGCGGTGGAGCGAGCGATCGAGTTTGAGGTCGAGCGGCAAGCGATCGATTGGCAAGCCGACGGATTGACCATCAATGACAAACCCAAAACGACTCGCGGCTGGGACGATTCAAAAGAACGAACGTTCATCCAGCGTGAAAAAGAAGAGTCGGCGGACTATCGATACTTCCCCGATCCCGATTTGTTGCCCGTGCGGATTCCGCGTGAACAAGTTGAAGAAATTCGCAAGTCGATGCGCGAACTGCCAAATGTGACTTGTGATCGGTTGCAATCACAACATGGACTCAAACAATACGATGCCAACGTGATCGTCAATCAAGGCCCTCAATTGGTTGCCTACTTTGAACGGGTCGCCGACGTTTCCGGGGATGCAAAGCGATCCAGTTCATGGGTCCAACAAGACGTGATGCGAACGTTGAAGGAACGCGATATGGTGATAGACGAGTTTCCGGTAACCAGTGTCCAACTCGGCGAACTACTCAAATTGGTATCCGACGCAAAGCTTGATAACGCCCGTGCCCGAGACGTGTTCAATTATCTATTGGATAAGGAATCGACGGTAGAGGAGGCGATCAAGTCGCTCGGTATCGAGCAGGTCGACAGCAGCGAGATCGACACGTTGTGCCAAGAACTTCTCGACGCCAACCCGAATGTCGTCGATGACGTTCGCGGTGGAAAAGTTCAAGCGGTCGGATCCTTGATCGGCCAAGCCAAAAAGAAAAACCCCAATGCCAATCCTCAACAAGTCCGTGAAACCCTGCTGCGATTGATCGGCGAGTAAGAGGTCGGTGTCCAGGCTTTACAGAACAGACTGGAAAGCTGCGTGGGACCACCCGAACGCTACACTCCAACATAACCATCGATAGCTCGATTTCCTGTCCTGCCTTTAGCAACGCTAGCGTCGCTTCGGTTTCGTCGATGACGACGTCATCAGCTTCCGTGTGATCTTTGTGAGTGGCCCCATTCGGACAATGCTTTGAAAACCAAGACCGTGGAGCTAAACGCTACCGCGGAACCAACCAACTTGGATGCTTGCCACATTAGTCAGCAGGAATGCATGAGAAGCGCAACGAGTACCGTGACCAACGCCATTTGAACGGCACCGCCCATCACCAAATTGCGTCCGAGACACTTGAGATCATCAAGTGAAAATCCAAGCCCAATCGAAAACAATAGCAAAAACACACCCGCTTCGGCAAAATGCGCCAATGGGTGGTTGTGATCGAGCCCCCATCCCAACACCCCTTGTCCTAGAATTGCCCCCACAACCAAATAGCCAATCCAAACGGACCCACGAAGCCATCGCCAAACGAACGAGGCAAGCAAGCCAGCAGTGAAGATAATCAGCAGGTCGTGAATGAGTCATTCAGTCAGGGCTTTGATGTTTGCAATCGATCAAACCAACTCGAATATCGCATACGTTCGTCCCTGTTGCCCCCGTCTTGAGTAATCCACCGGTTTGCTCAAAAAAATGGTATGCATCGTTTCGAATCAGGTAATCGTCGACATCGAATTTCTTTTCTACCGCGATTC from Novipirellula aureliae includes these protein-coding regions:
- the gatB gene encoding Asp-tRNA(Asn)/Glu-tRNA(Gln) amidotransferase subunit GatB; translated protein: MNANFIMSHDVTTIIGLEVHVQLKTKTKLFCGCSAEFGASPNTQVCPVCLGLPGALPVMNEQAIELAICAGLAINCSIPELTKWDRKQYFYPDLPKGYQISQFDLPICADGYLEITDPANPDATRHIGIIRAHLEEDAGKSMHDEVAGKSDTRIDLNRCGTPLLEIVSQPDLRSSAEVKEYLTQLKLILTHLGISDCEMQEGSLRVDANVNLHINVDGKKVATPIVEVKNMNSFRAVERAIEFEVERQAIDWQADGLTINDKPKTTRGWDDSKERTFIQREKEESADYRYFPDPDLLPVRIPREQVEEIRKSMRELPNVTCDRLQSQHGLKQYDANVIVNQGPQLVAYFERVADVSGDAKRSSSWVQQDVMRTLKERDMVIDEFPVTSVQLGELLKLVSDAKLDNARARDVFNYLLDKESTVEEAIKSLGIEQVDSSEIDTLCQELLDANPNVVDDVRGGKVQAVGSLIGQAKKKNPNANPQQVRETLLRLIGE
- a CDS encoding cation:proton antiporter domain-containing protein — its product is MHDLLIIFTAGLLASFVWRWLRGSVWIGYLVVGAILGQGVLGWGLDHNHPLAHFAEAGVFLLLFSIGLGFSLDDLKCLGRNLVMGGAVQMALVTVLVALLMHSC